Proteins encoded by one window of Phytohabitans houttuyneae:
- a CDS encoding lytic transglycosylase domain-containing protein encodes MAGCLEQTPSATGGAPPDSAVTTEGTQVEPLAQEWGAAPTPSASASPTPKKSPTTRPPAKPKPKRKPPVETQLPPPTPPKPPVSGCTSPKYEGTAATRAQVKEALTAAAGRTYWPTSAPSIKVPVNLVKATAWQESGWQSNIIACDGGIGLMQVMPDTAAFVNQRFGKSYDIRTYTDNASLGANYLAWLIKYFGDVYFEGDYTLDTSGGCASHTAPCLVNAVIASYNFGFGAVDTDAGLVIPNPRYVENVRALMTGCECLSF; translated from the coding sequence ATGGCGGGTTGCCTGGAGCAGACGCCGAGCGCGACGGGCGGTGCGCCGCCCGACTCCGCGGTCACCACCGAGGGGACGCAGGTCGAGCCCCTGGCGCAGGAGTGGGGTGCCGCGCCCACGCCGAGCGCGTCGGCCTCGCCCACGCCGAAGAAGTCGCCGACCACGCGCCCGCCGGCCAAGCCGAAGCCCAAGCGCAAGCCGCCGGTGGAGACCCAGCTGCCGCCGCCCACGCCGCCGAAGCCGCCGGTGTCCGGGTGCACCAGCCCGAAGTACGAGGGGACCGCGGCCACCCGCGCCCAGGTCAAGGAGGCCCTGACCGCGGCGGCCGGCCGCACGTACTGGCCGACCTCGGCGCCGAGCATCAAGGTGCCGGTCAACCTCGTCAAGGCCACGGCGTGGCAGGAGAGCGGCTGGCAGTCGAACATTATCGCGTGCGACGGCGGGATCGGGCTGATGCAGGTGATGCCGGACACTGCCGCGTTCGTCAACCAGCGCTTCGGCAAGTCGTACGACATCCGCACGTACACCGACAACGCCTCGCTGGGCGCCAACTACCTTGCCTGGCTCATCAAGTACTTCGGCGACGTCTACTTCGAGGGCGACTACACACTCGACACGAGCGGTGGCTGCGCGAGCCACACCGCGCCGTGCCTCGTCAACGCGGTCATCGCGTCGTACAACTTCGGGTTCGGCGCCGTCGACACCGACGCGGGGCTGGTGATCCCCAACCCGCGGTACGTGGAAAACGTCCGCGCCCTGATGACCGGCTGCGAGTGCCTCTCCTTCTGA
- the typA gene encoding translational GTPase TypA, translating into MQTRSDLRNVAIIAHVDHGKTTLVDAMLRQAGAIHSRGEMADRVMDSMDLEREKGITILAKNTAVRYVPADGTPVTINIIDTPGHADFGGEVERGLTMVDGVLLLVDASEGPLPQTRFVLRKALKARLPIILVINKVDRPDARIKEVVDDTYELFLDLDADEAQIDFPIVYACARDGLASLSQPADGAMPDSTDLQPLFQTLLDTIPAPAYDEEAPLQAHVTNLDASPFLGRLALCRVRQGTIRKGQTVVWCREGGAEEKVRISELLMTDGLERKPADEAGPGDIIAVAGIPEIMIGDTLADAENPIALPRITVDEPAISMTIGTNTSPLVGRVKGAKVTARMVKDRLDRELVGNVSLRVLPTERPDTWEVQGRGELALAILVEQMRREQYELTVGKPQVVTRVVDGKIYEPVERLTIDAPDEHLGAITQLLATRKGRMEQLVNHGTGWIRMEWLVPARGLIGFRTEFLTDTRGTGILHHVFESYEPWAGELRTRNTGSLVADRSGAVTAFAMLNLQERGTLFVEPSTEVYEGMIVGENSRSDDMDVNITKEKKLTNMRASTSEETEKVIPPRKLSLEQALEFCREDECVEVTPAAVRLRKVVLEATQRARETARRKHAG; encoded by the coding sequence ATGCAGACCCGCTCGGACCTCCGGAACGTCGCGATCATCGCCCACGTCGACCACGGCAAGACGACCTTGGTCGACGCCATGCTGCGGCAAGCCGGGGCCATCCACAGCCGCGGCGAGATGGCCGACCGGGTGATGGACTCGATGGACCTTGAGCGGGAAAAGGGCATCACGATCCTCGCCAAGAACACCGCCGTCCGTTATGTACCGGCTGACGGCACCCCCGTCACCATCAACATCATCGACACGCCTGGCCACGCCGACTTCGGCGGCGAGGTCGAGCGCGGCCTCACGATGGTCGACGGCGTGCTGCTGCTTGTCGACGCGAGCGAGGGGCCGCTGCCGCAGACGCGCTTCGTGCTGCGCAAGGCGCTCAAGGCCCGCCTGCCGATCATCCTGGTGATCAACAAGGTCGACCGGCCGGACGCGCGGATCAAAGAAGTGGTCGACGACACGTACGAGCTCTTCCTCGACCTCGACGCCGACGAGGCCCAGATCGACTTCCCGATCGTGTACGCGTGCGCCCGCGACGGCCTCGCCTCCCTCAGCCAGCCGGCCGACGGGGCGATGCCCGACTCCACCGACCTCCAGCCGCTCTTCCAGACGCTGCTCGACACGATCCCCGCCCCGGCGTACGACGAGGAGGCGCCACTGCAGGCGCACGTCACCAACCTCGACGCCTCGCCGTTCCTGGGCCGGCTCGCGCTGTGCCGGGTGCGGCAGGGCACGATCCGCAAGGGGCAGACGGTGGTCTGGTGCCGCGAGGGCGGCGCCGAGGAGAAGGTGCGCATCTCCGAGCTGCTGATGACCGACGGGCTGGAGCGCAAGCCGGCCGACGAGGCCGGGCCGGGCGACATCATCGCGGTCGCCGGCATCCCCGAGATCATGATCGGTGACACGCTCGCCGACGCGGAAAACCCCATCGCGCTCCCCCGCATCACCGTCGACGAGCCGGCCATCTCGATGACCATCGGCACCAACACCTCGCCGCTGGTCGGCCGGGTCAAGGGCGCGAAGGTCACCGCCCGCATGGTCAAGGACCGCCTCGACCGCGAGCTGGTCGGCAACGTCTCGCTCCGCGTCCTGCCCACCGAACGCCCGGACACCTGGGAGGTGCAGGGCCGCGGCGAGCTGGCCCTCGCCATCCTGGTCGAGCAGATGCGCCGCGAGCAGTACGAGCTGACCGTCGGCAAGCCACAGGTGGTGACCCGGGTGGTCGACGGCAAGATCTACGAGCCGGTGGAGCGCCTCACCATCGACGCGCCCGACGAGCACCTCGGCGCGATCACCCAGCTCCTGGCCACCCGCAAGGGCCGCATGGAGCAGCTCGTCAACCACGGCACCGGCTGGATCCGGATGGAGTGGCTGGTGCCGGCGCGCGGCCTGATCGGCTTCCGCACCGAGTTCCTGACCGACACCCGCGGCACCGGCATCCTGCACCACGTCTTCGAGTCGTACGAGCCGTGGGCCGGCGAGCTGCGCACCCGCAACACCGGGTCGCTTGTCGCCGACCGGTCGGGCGCGGTCACCGCGTTCGCGATGCTCAACCTCCAGGAGCGGGGCACGCTGTTCGTCGAGCCGTCCACCGAGGTGTACGAGGGCATGATCGTCGGGGAAAACTCGCGCTCCGACGACATGGACGTCAACATCACCAAGGAGAAGAAGCTCACCAACATGCGCGCCTCCACGTCCGAGGAGACGGAGAAGGTGATCCCGCCGCGCAAGCTCTCGCTGGAACAGGCGCTGGAGTTCTGCCGCGAGGACGAGTGCGTCGAGGTGACGCCGGCCGCGGTGCGCCTGCGGAAGGTCGTGCTCGAGGCCACCCAGCGGGCCCGGGAGACCGCCCGGCGCAAGCATGCTGGATAG
- a CDS encoding serine hydrolase: MLDSLPPGVSVYIGPLDGPARRTRLPDETHYAASTMKVAVLAALHRSGADLDAAVPVHNVFRSAAGGLFGCTRDYDSDKGVWERIGGTAPLGWLADRMITKSSNLATNIVLGHVGLDAVAEVWALAGARHSVTARGIEDYAAREAGLTNLVTAADLAALFTAIVAGTLGPPDAMLDTLLRQERTEDLAAGLPAGTRVAHKNGWVDGVRHGAGVVFPDDAPPYAIAVCTTTDLPDADACGVIARVSAWAWEHR, from the coding sequence ATGCTGGATAGCCTGCCACCAGGCGTGTCTGTCTACATCGGACCATTGGACGGACCGGCGCGCCGCACGCGGCTGCCGGACGAGACCCACTACGCCGCGAGCACGATGAAGGTCGCCGTGCTCGCGGCGCTGCACCGCTCGGGCGCGGACCTCGACGCCGCGGTGCCGGTACACAACGTGTTCAGGTCGGCGGCGGGCGGGCTGTTCGGCTGCACCCGCGACTACGACAGCGACAAGGGCGTGTGGGAGCGGATCGGCGGCACCGCCCCGCTCGGCTGGCTGGCCGACCGCATGATCACGAAGTCGAGCAACCTCGCCACCAACATCGTGCTCGGCCACGTCGGGCTGGACGCGGTCGCCGAGGTGTGGGCGCTGGCCGGCGCGCGGCACAGCGTGACCGCCCGCGGCATCGAAGACTACGCGGCGCGCGAGGCCGGCCTCACCAACCTGGTCACCGCCGCCGACCTCGCCGCGCTGTTCACCGCGATCGTGGCGGGCACGCTCGGGCCGCCGGACGCGATGCTGGACACGCTGCTGCGGCAGGAACGCACCGAGGACCTCGCCGCCGGCCTGCCCGCCGGCACCCGCGTCGCGCACAAGAACGGCTGGGTCGACGGCGTGCGCCACGGTGCCGGCGTGGTCTTCCCGGACGACGCGCCGCCGTACGCGATCGCCGTCTGCACCACCACGGACCTGCCCGACGCCGACGCCTGCGGGGTCATCGCGCGGGTCTCCGCCTGGGCCTGGGAGCACCGATGA